A stretch of Aeromicrobium tamlense DNA encodes these proteins:
- a CDS encoding GNAT family N-acetyltransferase, with protein MDTLTLDGRTFALERAAEPDVPGIVALLTDDEIGAGRESVDLAPYVEAFRDVDRDDAHLLVVVRDDDGMLVATMQLTLLPGLSRGGTKRLLIEAVRVASSTRGSGLGRALIGWAHAWGAARGATLAQLTSDKRRTDAHRFYESLGYTASHEGFKRPLESDAP; from the coding sequence ATGGACACCCTCACGCTGGACGGCCGCACCTTCGCGCTCGAGCGCGCCGCCGAGCCGGACGTGCCCGGCATCGTCGCGCTGCTGACCGACGACGAGATCGGCGCGGGTCGCGAGTCGGTGGATCTCGCGCCCTACGTCGAGGCGTTCCGCGACGTCGACCGGGACGACGCCCACCTCCTGGTGGTGGTCCGCGACGACGACGGCATGCTCGTCGCGACGATGCAGCTGACGCTGCTGCCCGGGCTGTCGCGCGGCGGGACGAAGCGGCTGCTGATCGAGGCGGTCCGCGTGGCGTCGTCGACCCGCGGCTCCGGGCTCGGGCGCGCCCTGATCGGCTGGGCCCACGCGTGGGGCGCGGCTCGCGGGGCCACCCTCGCGCAGCTGACCTCGGACAAGCGCCGCACCGACGCCCACCGCTTCTACGAGTCCCTCGGCTACACGGCGAGCCACGAG